A window of uncultured Draconibacterium sp. contains these coding sequences:
- a CDS encoding helix-turn-helix domain-containing protein: MNSINKLADENLGSFPEVMLSLFTKMRIAAKTELQEVADKFQKQLKKYLEENPDAENNDPLKERLAKASDYFSEKLEINLVVPLAAADLDIDNKAVKKQLKHTIDNLLTEVETKLAGFEVCKEGFDVKVLLNEQAKASLDTKSAKGKAKKAKPIQDLENIPHLELYKTLRAWRYEKSSESGIPAYMIFSQKALIELVNYLPIDTKSLQLINGLGAKKIENYGADILQIIQLYCDENEIERGLIPLKETPKKEKKPKEDTKKVSFELFQSGKTPDEIATERALSKNTIESHLAHFVKLGELEVTHFLEENKLKKITDYFVKTENKSFGEAKAHFGDEVSYGELRMGLSYLESLEGK, encoded by the coding sequence GTGAACTCCATTAACAAACTGGCCGACGAAAACCTGGGAAGTTTTCCCGAAGTGATGTTATCGCTATTTACAAAAATGCGAATAGCTGCCAAAACCGAATTACAGGAAGTTGCCGATAAATTTCAGAAACAACTGAAAAAATACCTGGAAGAAAATCCGGATGCGGAAAACAATGATCCATTAAAAGAACGTTTGGCAAAAGCTTCCGATTATTTTAGCGAGAAGCTGGAGATAAATTTGGTTGTTCCGCTTGCTGCTGCTGATTTGGACATTGATAATAAGGCAGTTAAAAAACAGCTCAAACATACAATTGATAATTTATTGACAGAAGTTGAAACAAAACTGGCCGGTTTTGAAGTTTGCAAAGAAGGATTTGATGTAAAAGTTCTGTTAAACGAACAGGCAAAAGCTTCGCTCGACACAAAATCGGCAAAGGGAAAAGCGAAAAAGGCAAAACCTATTCAGGATTTAGAAAATATTCCGCACCTCGAGTTGTATAAAACATTGCGTGCCTGGCGTTACGAAAAATCGTCGGAAAGTGGAATTCCTGCTTACATGATTTTCTCGCAAAAAGCATTGATAGAATTGGTGAATTATTTACCGATCGATACTAAATCGTTGCAGTTGATAAATGGTTTGGGGGCTAAAAAGATTGAAAATTATGGTGCTGATATACTTCAGATCATTCAGCTTTATTGCGACGAAAACGAGATTGAACGGGGATTAATTCCGCTAAAGGAAACTCCCAAAAAGGAAAAGAAGCCAAAAGAAGATACCAAGAAAGTGAGTTTTGAATTGTTTCAGTCGGGAAAAACGCCTGATGAAATTGCGACGGAAAGGGCACTTTCGAAAAATACGATAGAGAGCCATTTGGCACATTTCGTAAAACTCGGAGAGCTGGAAGTCACTCATTTTCTGGAAGAGAATAAACTCAAAAAGATTACCGATTATTTCGTGAAAACGGAGAACAAAAGTTTTGGTGAGGCAAAGGCGCATTTTGGCGACGAGGTAAGTTACGGAGAGTTGCGAATGGGATTGAGTTATCTGGAGAGTTTGGAGGGAAAATAA
- a CDS encoding two-component regulator propeller domain-containing protein, with protein sequence MLQNLLGNVIGGLYKNNDGIIWVGTWGQGLNLVNPETNEVEHFSTQQSGNHHLSNDFIHTVFKDSGGDIWLGTRNGIFIYDKPRNQFHLWNEYFKRPNFPTFLNTRIYDIIQDVNKNCWIATSNGLYRVNVQDSEVEVFNIDEEINHRLSANLIYSLLEDSEGLIWIATINGLDVYNPQTKEITYFKKEAGGLNSNFIISLCEDGDGNIWIGSNAYANVFDKKSSEFGHFGEEQGLPSNYIYAIKKDQSNNLWFATGSGLCKFNPDNNELEIYTPEDGLQSLEFNLRAACMCPDGQMLFGGMNGFNTFYPDSIAGNPNVPNLVFTSFRKTTNGIQEEINIEQGAKEILSHKVQSFTIEFAALEFTNPQKNNYAYKMEGVSTQWNDIGNRRFVPFFALPAGEYTFSVKGSNNDGVWADKVISFSLVVLPPWWRSVYAYWAYLILITLMVITFIKIREQKLKNDKIVLKQKVEERTLQIDEQNQLIISQNEALKELNKTKDKFFSIIGHDLGNHFNIIVGFSEVLLSGFRKMKDKKIEMRLQSIHNSSNQAHDLLVNLLTWARVQRNAIQFKPENFDVNVKVRELILFHEETALKKNILIEVFTKQKIVVNADVNMFSTVYRNLLANALKFTPADGEISISTKSKNGFCEIKICDTGIGIPQENIEKIFRIDNNVSSTGTEGEKGSGLGLVICKEFVKKHGGQIWVESEVGAGSTFIFTMPLGHS encoded by the coding sequence ATGCTACAAAACCTATTGGGTAATGTTATTGGCGGCTTGTATAAAAACAACGATGGTATTATTTGGGTTGGTACCTGGGGCCAGGGTTTGAACCTTGTAAATCCGGAAACCAATGAGGTTGAACATTTCTCGACGCAACAGTCAGGAAATCATCATCTTTCAAATGATTTTATACACACTGTTTTTAAAGATTCCGGAGGGGACATTTGGTTAGGAACCCGAAATGGAATTTTTATTTACGATAAACCCCGAAATCAATTTCACTTATGGAATGAATATTTTAAACGGCCCAACTTCCCAACTTTTTTAAATACCCGAATTTACGACATTATTCAAGACGTGAATAAGAATTGCTGGATTGCAACCTCAAATGGTTTGTATAGAGTAAATGTTCAAGATTCGGAAGTGGAGGTTTTTAATATCGATGAAGAAATTAATCATCGACTAAGTGCCAACTTAATTTACAGTTTGCTGGAAGATTCGGAAGGATTGATTTGGATTGCTACAATTAACGGATTGGATGTTTATAATCCTCAAACAAAAGAAATCACTTACTTTAAAAAGGAAGCGGGTGGTCTGAACAGTAATTTTATTATTTCGCTTTGCGAAGATGGCGATGGCAACATTTGGATTGGCTCGAATGCTTATGCTAATGTTTTTGATAAAAAGAGTTCGGAATTTGGGCATTTTGGCGAAGAACAGGGGTTGCCAAGTAACTATATTTATGCCATTAAAAAAGACCAAAGCAACAATTTGTGGTTTGCAACAGGTAGCGGATTATGCAAATTTAATCCCGACAATAACGAATTGGAAATTTACACGCCGGAAGATGGTTTGCAAAGTCTTGAATTTAATTTGAGAGCAGCCTGTATGTGTCCCGATGGACAAATGTTGTTTGGTGGGATGAATGGATTTAATACTTTTTATCCTGATTCGATTGCCGGAAACCCCAATGTTCCAAATCTTGTATTTACTTCGTTTCGAAAAACTACCAACGGAATTCAGGAGGAGATCAATATTGAACAGGGAGCTAAGGAAATTTTGTCGCACAAGGTTCAATCGTTTACAATTGAGTTTGCGGCACTTGAATTTACCAATCCGCAAAAAAATAATTATGCCTACAAAATGGAAGGGGTTTCAACGCAGTGGAATGACATTGGCAACCGAAGGTTTGTGCCGTTTTTTGCTTTACCCGCAGGCGAATATACATTTAGTGTAAAAGGTTCAAATAACGATGGTGTGTGGGCCGATAAAGTTATTAGTTTCTCGTTAGTGGTGCTTCCTCCCTGGTGGAGAAGTGTTTATGCTTATTGGGCTTATTTGATTCTTATAACCTTAATGGTAATAACCTTTATTAAAATACGAGAACAGAAATTGAAAAACGATAAAATCGTATTAAAACAAAAGGTGGAGGAAAGAACCTTACAAATTGACGAGCAGAATCAATTGATCATTTCGCAAAACGAGGCGCTAAAAGAGCTCAATAAAACAAAAGATAAATTCTTTTCTATAATTGGACACGACCTGGGAAATCACTTTAATATTATTGTGGGTTTTTCCGAGGTTTTGCTTTCCGGCTTTCGAAAAATGAAAGATAAAAAAATAGAAATGCGCCTGCAAAGCATTCACAATTCGTCGAATCAAGCGCATGATCTGCTTGTTAATCTTTTAACCTGGGCACGGGTGCAACGAAATGCAATACAGTTTAAACCTGAAAATTTTGATGTAAATGTTAAAGTGCGGGAATTAATTCTTTTTCATGAAGAAACAGCTCTTAAAAAGAACATTTTAATTGAAGTGTTTACAAAGCAAAAAATAGTGGTTAACGCCGATGTAAATATGTTTTCAACTGTGTATCGGAATTTGCTGGCAAATGCTCTAAAATTTACTCCTGCTGACGGAGAGATCTCTATTTCCACCAAATCCAAAAATGGATTTTGCGAAATTAAAATTTGCGATACAGGCATTGGAATACCTCAAGAAAATATCGAGAAAATATTTAGAATAGACAACAATGTCTCATCAACAGGAACTGAGGGCGAGAAAGGAAGTGGATTAGGACTTGTAATTTGTAAAGAGTTTGTGAAAAAACACGGTGGGCAAATTTGGGTAGAAAGTGAAGTTGGCGCGGGGAGTACCTTTATATTTACTATGCCCCTGGGGCATTCGTAA
- a CDS encoding two-component regulator propeller domain-containing protein: MKRLIGILIFSLLLIGKVCPQQFGFTNYSINEGLSQSVVNCIFQDSKGYIWLGTQNGLDRFDGRDFKLFRFNPADSNSISNNWIYAISEDNDGNLWIGTKGGLHKYFRTENRFERIHFKTDLQSNITEYIYDNICLKNGKILINTPPVISIYDPVAESHQNYTTHFPYDPSVKDVKIPVLESKSGIVWIGSPNGLASFDPELKEFTYYTFKTIGGAVFNEANVTALYQDKTQRIWVGTDAGLFMVNNSLGMAEEVQFELESGKSFLFATFIRNLVQDKTGNLLIATEGNGLYLVSAASESTNSIQNFTLENSQIGHNIVQCLLIDKSENLWIGTLSGVSKTDLKKKKFKLYRNTYRPDATKPIG, encoded by the coding sequence ATGAAACGATTAATCGGAATACTGATTTTCAGTCTGTTATTGATAGGAAAAGTATGTCCTCAGCAGTTTGGTTTTACTAATTACTCAATTAATGAAGGTCTTTCGCAAAGTGTTGTCAACTGCATTTTTCAAGATTCAAAAGGTTATATTTGGTTAGGAACTCAGAACGGTTTAGATCGGTTTGATGGTCGCGATTTTAAATTGTTTCGTTTTAATCCGGCCGACTCCAACTCCATATCCAATAACTGGATTTATGCCATCTCTGAAGATAACGACGGAAACCTGTGGATTGGCACAAAAGGCGGTCTGCACAAATATTTTCGAACTGAAAACAGATTTGAACGGATTCATTTCAAAACCGATTTGCAGTCGAATATTACCGAATACATTTACGATAACATCTGTCTGAAAAATGGAAAGATACTGATTAATACACCACCGGTAATTTCAATTTATGATCCTGTAGCTGAGAGCCATCAAAATTACACAACTCACTTTCCATACGATCCATCAGTGAAAGATGTAAAAATTCCGGTACTCGAGTCAAAAAGTGGTATTGTTTGGATCGGATCTCCAAACGGACTTGCATCCTTCGACCCGGAATTGAAGGAATTTACATATTATACATTTAAAACCATTGGAGGGGCTGTTTTTAACGAAGCCAATGTAACCGCACTTTATCAGGACAAAACACAGCGAATTTGGGTTGGAACTGACGCGGGTTTATTTATGGTGAACAACTCCCTGGGAATGGCAGAAGAGGTACAATTTGAGTTAGAAAGTGGAAAATCATTTCTATTCGCAACCTTTATTCGCAACCTTGTTCAGGATAAAACAGGAAATCTGTTAATTGCCACCGAAGGCAATGGTTTGTATCTTGTTTCTGCCGCATCTGAGTCAACAAACAGCATTCAGAATTTCACGCTTGAGAATAGCCAAATTGGGCACAATATTGTGCAGTGCTTGTTAATCGATAAATCGGAAAATCTATGGATTGGAACTTTATCGGGTGTGAGTAAAACTGATTTGAAAAAGAAAAAATTTAAACTGTATAGAAACACTTATCGGCCCGATGCTACAAAACCTATTGGGTAA